The following are from one region of the Arachis duranensis cultivar V14167 chromosome 10, aradu.V14167.gnm2.J7QH, whole genome shotgun sequence genome:
- the LOC107471231 gene encoding probable WRKY transcription factor 4 isoform X1, whose amino-acid sequence MPTDSHSPARPTITLPPRPSLESFLSSAGISPGPMTLVSSFFADDYSPSPSSFSQLLAVTPSPLFTVPPGFSPSAFLFSPTHPQSPFGMSHQQALAQVTSEAVIAQSQGQMQIDEDDASEKNVEVSMFETSQMSNNADKKYQQPSSVVVNKPADDGYNWRKYGQKQVKGSEFPRSYYKCTHLSCNVKKKVERAIDGHITEIIYKGQHNHEKPHSNKRNKDNSDSNESVSIQPKSELSWVGNSDSFGKSFSDCSISEDLGGVDMREEEGGDVEPNPKRRNIDVEVYEGHQTTVTEPKIIVQTRSEVDLLDDGYKWRKYGQKVVKGNPHPRSYYKCTSAGCNVRKHIERASMDPKAVITTYEGKHNHDVPASRKSSHNTSKPHKAVPEKHPDMDFGNSNQRPIHLSLKEEQIIV is encoded by the exons ATGCCGACAGACAGCCACTCGCCGGCACGGCCAACCATCACCCTGCCGCCGCGTCCCAGCCTGGAGTCCTTCCTGTCGTCGGCAGGAATAAGCCCCGGTCCCATGACTCTGGTGTCGTCGTTCTTTGCGGACGACTACTCCCCTTCACCTTCTTCCTTCTCTCAGCTCCTCGCGGTTACGCCGTCTCCTCTCTTCACCGTGCCACCTGGCTTCAGCCCTTCCGCCTTCCTCTTCTCCCCTACGCACCCTCAG aGCCCCTTTGGGATGTCACATCAGCAGGCTTTAGCACAGGTTACCAGTGAAGCTGTGATAGCACAATCACAAGGGCAAATGCAGATTGATGAAGATGATGCTTCAGAGAAGAATGTAGAAGTATCTATGTTTGAAACTTCTCAGATGTCCAATAATGCTGACAAGAAGTATCAGCAGCCTTCGTCCGTGGTGGTCAACAAGCCTGCGGACGATGGCTATAACTGGCGAAAATATGGACAGAAACAGGTTAAGGGGAGTGAGTTTCCGCGGAGCTACTACAAGTGTACACATCTGAGTTGCAATGTGAAGAAAAAGGTTGAGCGTGCCATTGATGGTCACATAACAGAAATCATCTATAAAGGGCAGCATAACCATGAAAAGCCTCATTCCAATAAGCGTAATAAAGATAACAGTGATTCAAATGAAAGTGTAAGCATTCAGCCTAAGTCTGAGTTGAGTTGGGTTGGAAATTCGGATAGTTTTGGCAAAAGCTTTTCTGATTGTTCGATCAGCGAAGATTTGGGTGGTGTAGATATGAGGGAAGAGGAGGGAGGTGATGTTGAACCAAACCCCAAGAGAAG GAACATTGATGTTGAGGTTTATGAAGGACATCAAACGACTGTGACAGAACCCAAAATCATTGTCCAAACAAGAAGCGAAGTTGATCTTTTGGATGATGGCTACAAGTGGCGCAAGTATGGGCAGAAAGTGGTGAAGGGTAATCCTCATCCAAG GAGCTATTACAAATGCACAAGTGCAGGGTGCAACGTGCGAAAGCACATCGAGAGAGCTTCAATGGATCCGAAAGCAGTGATAACAACTTATGAGGGAAAACATAATCATGATGTGCCTGCTTCCAGAAAGAGCAGCCATAACACTTCAAAGCCGCATAAAGCGGTGCCTGAGAAGCATCCGGATATGGATTTCGGAAACAGCAACCAAAGACCGATACATTTAAGCTTGAAAGAAGAGCAAATCATAGTATGA
- the LOC107471190 gene encoding divinyl chlorophyllide a 8-vinyl-reductase, chloroplastic, producing the protein MSLCFSSNLITLHSPKHQNLFINFSSEPSQCFKLFRISSTTPSTKSFKPIKFSNQRFKLYASLTQSQAVEATQSSFRDKSPKDVNVLVVGSTGYIGKFVVKELVRRGFNVVAIARERSGIRGKNDKDETLAQLRGANVCFSDVTNLNTFEESLKNLGFSFDVVVSCLASRSGGVKDSWKIDYEATRNSLVAGKKFGASHFVLLSAICVQKPLLEFQRAKLKFEAELMKEAEEGGFTYSIVRPTAFFKSLGGQVELVKDGKPYVMFGDGKLCACKPISEPDLASFIVDCVMSEDKINRVLPIGGPGKALTPLEQGEMLFKLLGKEPKFLKVPIGIMDFAIGVLDFLVKVFPSLEDAAEFGKIGRYYAAESMLILDPETGEYSDEKTPSYGNDTLEEFFARVLREGMAGQELGEQTIF; encoded by the coding sequence ATGTCCCTTTGTTTCTCTTCCAACTTGATCACACTCCATTCACCAAAGCATCAAAACCTTTTCATAAACTTCTCTTCAGAGCCTTCTCAATGCTTTAAGCTATTCCGGATAAGCTCAACTACTCCTTCAACAAAATCCTTTAAACCCATCAAATTTAgcaatcaaagattcaaactttatgCTTCTCTGACACAATCTCAAGCTGTTGAGGCCACCCAATCCTCATTTAGGGACAAGAGTCCCAAAGATGTTAATGTTTTGGTGGTGGGATCAACTGGGTATATTGGAAAATTTGTGGTGAAAGAATTGGTAAGAAGGGGTTTTAATGTTGTGGCTATTGCTAGGGAGAGGAGTGGAATTAGGGGCAAAAATGACAAAGATGAGACCTTGGCTCAGTTAAGAGGTGCCAATGTGTGCTTCTCAGATGTTACCAATTTGAATACTTTTGAGGAATCTCTGAAAAATTTAGGGTTTTCATTTGATGTTGTTGTGTCATGCCTTGCAAGTAGGAGTGGTGgagtgaaggattcatggaagaTTGATTATGAGGCAACAAGGAATAGCCTTGTTGCTGGTAAGAAATTTGGTGCTTCACATTTTGTGCTGCTTTCTGCAATTTGTGTGCAGAAGCCTCTCCTTGAGTTCCAGCGCGCCAAGCTGAAATTCGAGGCAGAGTTAATGAAGGAAGCTGAAGAGGGTGGATTCACTTATAGCATAGTTAGGCCTACTGCATTTTTTAAGAGTTTGGGTGGTCAGGTTGAGTTGGTGAAGGATGGGAAGCCTTATGTGATGTTTGGAGACGGGAAATTATGCGCTTGTAAGCCGATTAGCGAGCCGGATTTGGCCTCTTTCATTGTGGATTGTGTGATGAGTGAGGACAAGATCAACAGGGTGTTACCAATTGGGGGGCCAGGGAAGGCACTGACTCCATTGGAGCAAGGGGAGATGTTGTTTAAGCTCTTGGGAAAGGAGCCTAAGTTCTTGAAGGTTCCAATAGGGATAATGGACTTTGCCATTGGTGTTCTTGACTTTCTGGTTAAGGTATTTCCTTCGCTGGAAGATGCAGCCGAGTTTGGGAAAATTGGAAGGTACTATGCGGCCGAGAGTATGTTGATTTTGGATCCGGAGACAGGAGAATATAGCGATGAGAAGACGCCGAGCTATGGAAATGATACATTGGAGGAGTTTTTCGCAAGGGTGCTAAGGGAGGGAATGGCTGGTCAAGAACTAGGTGAGCAAACAATATTTTAA
- the LOC107471231 gene encoding probable WRKY transcription factor 3 isoform X2, giving the protein MHNIAAMLVILLGKFLIVMYQCDLFSLRDSGYNNRDILIISSFQYIHIQSPFGMSHQQALAQVTSEAVIAQSQGQMQIDEDDASEKNVEVSMFETSQMSNNADKKYQQPSSVVVNKPADDGYNWRKYGQKQVKGSEFPRSYYKCTHLSCNVKKKVERAIDGHITEIIYKGQHNHEKPHSNKRNKDNSDSNESVSIQPKSELSWVGNSDSFGKSFSDCSISEDLGGVDMREEEGGDVEPNPKRRNIDVEVYEGHQTTVTEPKIIVQTRSEVDLLDDGYKWRKYGQKVVKGNPHPRSYYKCTSAGCNVRKHIERASMDPKAVITTYEGKHNHDVPASRKSSHNTSKPHKAVPEKHPDMDFGNSNQRPIHLSLKEEQIIV; this is encoded by the exons ATGCATAATATTGCAGCAATGCTGGTCATTCTGCTGGGAAAATTTCTCATTGTTATGTATCAATGTGATCTATTTTCCTTGAGGGACAGTGGATATAACAACCGTGACATTCTTATTATATCTTCAtttcaatatatacatatacagaGCCCCTTTGGGATGTCACATCAGCAGGCTTTAGCACAGGTTACCAGTGAAGCTGTGATAGCACAATCACAAGGGCAAATGCAGATTGATGAAGATGATGCTTCAGAGAAGAATGTAGAAGTATCTATGTTTGAAACTTCTCAGATGTCCAATAATGCTGACAAGAAGTATCAGCAGCCTTCGTCCGTGGTGGTCAACAAGCCTGCGGACGATGGCTATAACTGGCGAAAATATGGACAGAAACAGGTTAAGGGGAGTGAGTTTCCGCGGAGCTACTACAAGTGTACACATCTGAGTTGCAATGTGAAGAAAAAGGTTGAGCGTGCCATTGATGGTCACATAACAGAAATCATCTATAAAGGGCAGCATAACCATGAAAAGCCTCATTCCAATAAGCGTAATAAAGATAACAGTGATTCAAATGAAAGTGTAAGCATTCAGCCTAAGTCTGAGTTGAGTTGGGTTGGAAATTCGGATAGTTTTGGCAAAAGCTTTTCTGATTGTTCGATCAGCGAAGATTTGGGTGGTGTAGATATGAGGGAAGAGGAGGGAGGTGATGTTGAACCAAACCCCAAGAGAAG GAACATTGATGTTGAGGTTTATGAAGGACATCAAACGACTGTGACAGAACCCAAAATCATTGTCCAAACAAGAAGCGAAGTTGATCTTTTGGATGATGGCTACAAGTGGCGCAAGTATGGGCAGAAAGTGGTGAAGGGTAATCCTCATCCAAG GAGCTATTACAAATGCACAAGTGCAGGGTGCAACGTGCGAAAGCACATCGAGAGAGCTTCAATGGATCCGAAAGCAGTGATAACAACTTATGAGGGAAAACATAATCATGATGTGCCTGCTTCCAGAAAGAGCAGCCATAACACTTCAAAGCCGCATAAAGCGGTGCCTGAGAAGCATCCGGATATGGATTTCGGAAACAGCAACCAAAGACCGATACATTTAAGCTTGAAAGAAGAGCAAATCATAGTATGA
- the LOC107471127 gene encoding uncharacterized protein LOC107471127 yields MAEAVRETATATTQAIDHLGEKNGDRNGGCNGERGRDSNDNEGTGNRDNPMTLATFLKVNPPKFKGTLVATEADNWFRGIEKSLRAQHVPERQHVKFATYMLEGEAEHWWHGVQRLLRQVVEEIDWDTFKEEFYKKYFPRTVRDAKEIELMQLTQGNMSVAEYTQKFEDLCRFSKICQGNPDDFKEWKCLKYEGGLREELMHSLVPLQIRNFAELVNRSQLVEDCTKKVAAAKMSRQELPPKNFNRYIDPQERNFKTNRTLSYGNHQVSNLPARDNIDRQGRDTGKRPQPALANLICNQCGKDHGRNPCRLGSNVCYFCGVPGHMVRNYEKKIAQDLAKSQQSGRVFTMMTEDARTRTP; encoded by the coding sequence ATGGCTGAGGCTGTGCGTGAAACGGCAACTGCTACTACACAAGCAATTGACCATTTAGGGGAGAAGAACGGAGATCGTAACGGAGGATGCAATGGTGAGCGTGGTAGAGACAGTAATGATAATGAAGGCACTGGAAACCGTGATAACCCTATGACGCTGGCAACCTTTCTGAAGGTGAACCCGCCCAAGTTTAAAGGGACGCTTGTTGCAACTGAAGCTGACAATTGGTTCCGTGGTATCGAGAAGTCATTGCGAGCGCAACATGTACCAGAAAGACAGCACGTGAAATTTGCGACCTATATGCTGGAGGGAGAAGCTGAACACTGGTGGCATGGAGTGCAACGCTTGTTAAGACAGGTGGTGGAAGAGATTGACTGGGATACTTTTAAGGAGGAATTTTACAAAAAGTATTTCCCTAGAACTGTTCGTGATGCTAAAGAAATTGAACTGATGCAGTTAACGCAGGGGAATATGTCAGTGGCAGAATATACTCAGAAATTTGAAGATTTGTGCCGATTCTCTAAGATCTGTCAGGGAAACCCAGATGATTTTAAGGAATGGAAGTGTTTGAAGTACGAAGGAGGACTCCGCGAAGAGCTAATGCACTCGTTGGTACCACTGCAAATACGAAATTTTGCAGAGCTTGTCAATAGGAGTCAGTTGGTGGAAGACTGTACCAAGAAGGTGGCGGCAGCAAAGATGAGTCGTCAAGAATTACCTCCGAAAAATTTTAATCGGTATATAGACCCTCAGGAAAGGAACTTTAAAACGAATAGGACACTTTCTTATGGGAATCACCAAGTTAGTAATCTTCCTGCGCGTGACAATATTGATAGGCAAGGACGAGATACTGGAAAGCGACCACAGCCAGCACTAGCAAACCTTATTTGTAATCAGTGTGGGAAGGACCATGGTAGGAATCCTTGTCGATTGGGTTCGAACGTTTGTTATTTTTGTGGTGTGCCTGGACACATGGTGAGGAATTATGAGAAAAAGATTGCTCAAGATTTAGCTAAATCTCAACAATCAGGAAGAGTATTTACAATGATGACTGAAGATGCTCGTACTCGGACTCCCTGA